DNA from Arthrobacter sp. FW305-BF8:
GCAGCAGGCCGCGAACAGCCAAACAAGCACGGGCGAGGGGCTGCCCATCCAGCGTGCCTGACCAAACACCTCGGCCGCACCGGCGTCGTTCCCCGGATCAGCGGCCGGGCATGGATCACCGGGTTCAGCACCTACGTGCTCGATCCTGAGGACCCTTTCCCCAACGGCTTCACGCTCGGAGACATCTGGGCCCCTTCGGCGAACGCCGAGGGCGCTCCGGAGACCGGTCCGTCTATTGCCGCTGACACTGGCCGGACGGCCCGGCAGGTGGAAGCACCCCGTATAAGTTCTAGTTGATTTCGCTGAAGTTCCAAGTGCAGGCACCCCCGTCTTCGGGCCGGGGTGCCTGCTGGCGCGTTTAGGCGAAGTAATGCCAACAACCTGAAGGGGTTCTGACAACCAATGGGCGCGCTTGGATACCTCGCCGCTTCTGTCCCACCCAGAATGGCGAGTGCCGGTTCCGCCGTTGCCCTCCCCATTCTTGCCGTGCAGCAAATACATGATGTCGCCATGGGAGGAGCGCTTGTCGCGGCGTCACTGCGGCCCTGGGCTCTGTAGCCGTACGCGCCGTCGGGCTTCGTCCCCATGCGCGCACCGCGGGTTCACCCTGGCAGGCGGTCAAGGCCGGTCTGCACAGAATCTCCAGCCACCGTCCGTTAGCGGTGATGACCGCTGCGTCCACACTCAGCCAGTTTGGCCAAGGCGGATTGGCAATCGCAGCGGTTGCACTCTCGATCGAACGGATCGGTTCACCCAGGGACGGGGCAGCCGTCGTGACAGCCTTCGCCATCGGCAGCCTTCTCGGCGCCGTCGTCGAGACGGCGCGGCCCACGCGCAGGCGCCCCCATGTAGTCATGATGGCGGGTTTCTTCGCCACCGGGTTGCTGACCATCGCTGCCGCGCTGGATTTCGGGACACCCTGGACTCTCCTCACCATAGGACTGTCGGGAGCCTTCACCGCATCCTCGACTGCGGCGATGCTGTTTCTGCGCAACAGGCTCAGCCCGCAGTACCTCAGATCCCAGATTTTCACGGTCAGTGCAGGCCTGCGCGTGAGCGCCACGGCCGCCGGTGCAGCGCTGGCAGGCGCGGCCACAGGATCGGGCGGCGCCATTATTCTGGGCGCAGTGAGTGCCATGTGGATTGTGTCGGCAGCACTCATGATCGCCTACCCGCCGAACACTCAGGATGACAGGCAGCTGCCCTCCGCCCGGTGGGGGAGGGCAGCGGAGGCCTGTACTTTTAGACGCCGGGTTTAGTGCGAGAACCCGGCCGCCGTCTCGGTGAGGGACTTCCCTTTGGTTTCGGGAGCGAGCCGACCAGGATCCCGAGCAGCGAGGAGGCAACGGTCAGTCCCTCCCACAAGGGTGTAAAGCTCAGCTCCGTGGAGATGGTGCCGATAACCGTGCCAATGATCCCGAGGATGTAGCCGTCCAGGAACATTCCTCCGACCAGGACAGCTGTCAGCCTGGTCAGGAAGCGGCGCTTAGGGGCCGCCGCCGCGGCATCGTCTGTG
Protein-coding regions in this window:
- a CDS encoding proline racemase family protein; translation: MSGRAWITGFSTYVLDPEDPFPNGFTLGDIWAPSANAEGAPETGPSIAADTGRTARQVEAPRISSS